In Cellulomonas wangsupingiae, the genomic window CAGCCGCTCGGCGTGCAGTACCTGACCTACTTGCGGGACCTCGTCACCGGGGACTTCGGGACGTCGTACTTCTTCGACGGCAGCACGCTCGGCCTGATCGGCGACGCACTGCCGTACACGCTGTACCTCGTCGTGACGGCGCTCGTCCTGGGCATGCTCGTCTCGATGCCGCTCGGCGCGCTCGCCGCGCGGCACCGGCGGGCCGTCACCGACCGCGCGGTCCTCGGGTTCTCGATCGTCGCGCAGTCGACGCCGAACTTCCTCATCGCGCTCGTCGGGATCACGCTCGTGGCGTCGGCGCTCTCGCTGCCGACCGTCGGGTACGTGGGGCCGGTCTCGCTCGTCCTGCCGAGCATCGCGCTCGCGGTCTCGCTGGTCGGCCTGCTCACCCAGAGCATCCGCAACAACCTCGTCACGACGCTCGACGGGAGCCTCACCGAGGCCCTGCGCTCGCGGGGTGCGTCGGTGTGGCAGATCATCCTGCGCCACGGCGCGCGCCTGTCGGCCGTGTCCGTGACCAACCTGCTGGGCGTCCAGCTCGGCTTCCTGCTGGGCGGGGCCGTGGTGATCGAGTACATCTTCAACTACCCGGGCCTGGGGCTGCTCACGCTCAACGCCGTGCTGCGCCGGGACTACCCGCTGATCCAGGCGATCACGATCACCACCGCACTGGTCTTCGTGCTGCTCAACCTGGTCATCGACCTGTCGCACGGGTACCTCGACCCCCGGATGCGGCCGACGCGTCGCCGACCGGCACGTGCGCCGCGCGCGACGGCGACCGTCGCGACGGCAGGAGGGAGCGCAGCATGACCGCGGACGTGGGCACGAGGGCGCCGGCGACGTCGCCGGCCGGCACGACCGCACCCCGACGGCACCCCGTCGTCCGCTGGTGGCGGCGCCAGAGCGCGCTGCTGCTCACCGGGTACGGCGTCGTGCTCGCCACGGCGGCGCTCGCCTTCCTGGTGCCGCTGCTGGCACCCGAGGACGCGGGCCGCGTGGACCCGGGCCGGGCGTACCTGCCGCCGCTGAGCGACGGGCACCTGCTGGGGACCGACCAGATCGGGCGGGACCTGCTGCTGCGGGTGGCCGACGGCCTGCGCGCGTCGCTGCTCATCTCCGGCTCCGCGGTGGCGGCGGCGATCTGCATCGGCCTGCTGGTCGGGCTGGTGGCCGGCTACTACGGCGGGGCCGTGGAGACGGTCCTCATGCGGCTCACCGACGTCCAGATGGCGCTGCCGTTCATCGTGCTCGCCGTGATGATCCTGTCGATCGCGGAGCCGAGCTACGTCTCCCTGACGCTCGTCCTGTGCCTGGCGGTGTGGCCGGCGTACGCCCGGGCGGTGCGCAGCTCCACGCGGCTGGAGAAGGACGCGAACTACGTCCAGGGCATCAAGATCCTCGGTGGCGGGAACCTGCGGGTGCTGCGCAAGTACCTGCTGCCCGCAGCCCTGGCACCGCTGGCGGTCCTGGCGGTCCTCGACATGGCGGCGCTGATCCTGTTCGAGGCGACGCTCGGGTTCCTGGGCATCGGGTCGCCCCCCGACTCGCCGTCGCTCGGCTCGATCATGGCGGACGGCAAGCAGTTCATCACCTCCGCGTGGTGGATCTCCGTGATCCCCGGGCTGGTCACGTTCGCCGCCATCCTCGGCATCAACCTCGTCGGGGTGGCACTTCGGGAGAGGAAGGGGCAGTCATGACGGCTCAGCCCGCAGCGGGGACCGGAGCACTGCTCGACCGGCCGCGGGAGCGGGACCCGCTCCTGGCGGTCACGGGGCTGACGACGTCCTTCCCCGACGGCGACGGAGGGCGCGTCCAGGCGCTCGACGACGTCTCGTTCACCGTGCAGGCCGGACGCACCGTCGGCATCGTCGGCGAGTCCGGGTCCGGCAAGAGCGTGCTCCTGCGCTCGATCCTGGGCCTGATCGACCCGCCCGGCGTGGTCGAGCGCGGTGACGTGGTGTTCGAGGGGGTCTCGCTGACGCAGTCGTCGGAGGCGGCGCTGCGCCGCATCCGCGGGCGGGACATCTCGACGGTGTTCCAGAACCCGGCCGGTGCGCTCAACCCGGTGGTGAAGGTCGGCGACCAGTTCGTCGAGGCGGTGCGCCTGCACGAGCGGGTCTCCCGCCCGGCGGCGTACGAGCGGGCCCTGGCCCTGGTCACCGACGTCGGCTTCGACGACGCGGCCGCGCTCATGGCGACCCGTCCGTACGAGCTGTCGTCCGGCGTGGTCCAGCGCATCCTCATCGCGATGGCCCTGGTGCACGGCCCCAAGCTGATCCTGGCGGACGAGCCGACGACCAACCTGGACGTCACCGTCGAGGCGCAGATCCTGGACGCGATCGCCCGGATCCAGGTCGAGTACTCGACCACGGTCATCATCGTGAGCCACGACATGGGGGTCGTGAGCCAGGTCAGCGACGAGATCGTCGTCATGTACGCCGGGCGGATCGTGGAGCACGGCGAGACCGCGGACGTGCTCACGCGCCCCGCGCACCCGTACACGCGGGCCCTGATCGAGTCGGTCCCCACCGGGCGGATCACCGCCGGCACGCGGCTGCCGACGATCCCCGGCACGCCGCCGGACCTGTCCCGGCTCGGACCCGGCTGCGCGTTCGCGGAGCGGTGCGCGTACGCGACGGACCGGTGCGTGACGCAGACACCCCCGCTCGTCCCCGGCACGCACACGCTGCGCGCGTGCCACAACCCCTTGGAGGCGGTGGCCCCGTGACCACGGACAGCTTCGTCTGCGAGCGGCTCACGAAGTCGTTCGCGCACGGCCCGGACGCCGCCCCGGCGGTGGACGACGTCAGCTTCACGCTCGGCACCGGCCGGTCGTTCGGCATCGTCGGCGAGAGCGGCGCGGGCAAGAGCACGCTGCTCAAGTGCCTGGTCGGGCTGCTGCCCGCCGACGGCGGGCGCGTGACGTACGAGGGCCAGGACGTGGGCCGGATGTCCCGCCAGGAGATGCGGGCGTACCGCCGGCGGGTGCAGCTGGTGCTCCAGGACCCCTACACGTCGCTGCCCGTGAACGCGACGGTCGCGCAGGCGCTCGAGGAGCCCCTCGCCATCCACCGGCTGGGCAGCTCGCAGGACCGCCGCGCCCGCATCCTGCGCGCGCTGGAGTCGGTGTCGCTCGCGCAGCGGACCCTGGACCGCGGCATCCGCACGCTCAGCGGCGGGCAGCGCCAGCGCGTCGCGATCGCGCGGGCGCTCGTGCTCGACCCGCAGACGCTGCTCCTCGACGAGCCGGTCTCCGCCCTGGACGTGTCGGTCCGCGCCCAGGTGCTCAACGTGCTCATCGACCTGCAGGAGGAGCGGGGTCTGGGGTACGTGGTCGTCTCGCACGACCTCAACGTCATCAAGATCCTCGCCGACGAGGTCGCGGTCATGCTCAAGGGCCGGTTCGTCGAGCAGGGCAGCGCCACGCAGGTCCTGTACAGCCCACGGCACGAGTACTCCCAGCTCCTGGTCAGCGTCGCACCGTCGGTGGAGCGCAGCCTCGAGAACCGCGCGCAGCGGGAGCGGCCGGCCGTCGCCGGCACCGTCTGACGCACGCCCCGCGGCGCCGCAGCGGTGCCGGGCACCTACGAGAAAGGGACGTTCCCATGAAGTTCTCCCCGTCGTGCGACACGATGGTCGCACTCGGCTCCGTGACCGCCTCCGGCCACCCGGTCTTCGCGAAGAACTCGGACCGGGAGCCCAACGAGGCGCAGTACCTGGTCCAGCAGCCACGTGCGACCCACGAGGAGCCGATGGTGCAGTGCACGCACGTCGCGATCCCCCAGGTCGAGCGGACGCACGCCTTCATCGGGTCGCAGCCGTGGTGGATCTGGGGCCTCGAGCACGGCATCAACGAGCACGGTCTCGCGGTGGGGAACGAGGCCGCGTGGTCGCGTGACGAGGCGTCGGTCGAGCCCGGGCTCCTGGGGATGGACTACGTCCGCATCGCCCTCGAGCGCGCGACGACCGCGACGGAGGCGCTGCACCTGGTGACGGCCCTGCTCGAGGAGCACGGGCAGTCCGGGTCGTGCTCCTTCGAGGGGCAGACCGCGTACCAGAACAGCTTCATCTTCGCGGACCCCACCACGGCGTGGGTCCTGGAGACGTCGGCCCGGCACTGGGTCGCGCGGCAGGTCACGGACGTCGCGTCCATCTCGAACGTGTACTCGATCGGCACCGAGTACGACCTGATCTCGCGTGACGCCGTGCAGCACGCGGTCGACAACGGCTGGCACGACCCGTCGCAGCCGTTCAGCTGGACCCTGGCGTACACCGACACCGGGCTCGACCGGCTGCCCTCGTGCCGTGCGCGCCTGGGACGCTCGGGGAGCCTGCTGGCCGGCGACGGGACCCGCGCGGGCGTCGTGCCCGCGACGATGATGGGCTTCCTGCGCGACCACAGCGACGACTCCGGGAAGACGGGCAACGACTGGGCGCCGAGCGCGTCGAGCGAGGGCTCGCTGTGCATGCACGCCGCGACCGCGGAGGGGTTCGAGACGGCCGCGAGCACGGTCGCCGAGCTGCACGGGGACCCGGGGCGCGGCAACGCGACGATCTGGGCGTCCCTCGCCTCGCCGTGCATGTCGGTCTTCGTCCCGCTCTGGAACGACCTCGAGGTCCCGGCGGAGCTGCGCCGCCCCGAGAGCCTGGCCGGGCCGGACCTCTGGTGGCGGACCGAGACCACGCAGCGCAGGGTCGAGCGCTACTTCGACGTGCTGCACCCCGTCGTCGCCCGGCTGGTCGACGTCCAGCAGGCGGCCCTGCTGGCCGACGAGGCGGCGACGCCGGCGGACGGCCGTGCGGACCTGACCCGCCGGGCGCTCGCCGCGGCGCAGGCGCACGTCGAGCACGTGGCGGACCTCGTCGACCGCACGGGCTTCGAGGGCCGCGTGCCCCCGACCGACCGCAGGGCCACCTACCTGGACGACGTCGGCACCGGCGCGTCCCTTCCCGCGACCGCATGAGGACGGACCCCATGAGCCCGGAACGGATGGACGCGGTCGACCCGCCCGCGCTCGCGGTGCTCGTCGTGGACCGCATCCGCGACGCGATCATGGACGGCCGGCTGCCCCCGGGGTCGCAGCTCGTCCAGCGGGACCTCGCCCAGCAGCTCGGCGTGAGCCGCGAGCCGGTCAAGCACGCGCTGCGGGTGCTGGAGGGTGAGGGCCTGGTCGAGGCGCGCCCGCGGCGCACCTCCGTGGTCGCCGAGGTCAGCATGAAGGCGACCTGGGAGATCTACGAGGCGCGTTCCTGCCTCGAGCCGTTCATCGCCGCGAAGGTGGCCCGCTACCCGGACGCCGACCGGGAGCGGCTCGCCGCGCAGCTGACCGAGCTGTGCGAGCAGGCCGACCGGACGCACGACGGCGTCGAGCTGGCCGTGCTCGACCGCAGGTTCCACACCCTGCTCTACGAGGCCGCCGACAGCGAGCTCATGCTGAGGTTCCTGCGGGCCAACTGGCGCGACATCGAGCGGGTCATGCGCCGGACGTCGAGCACGTCGTGGGTGAGCGTGTCGTGGCGTGAGCACCGCGAGATCATCGAGGCGATCCGCCGCGGCGAGGTCGAGGAGGTCTCCGAGTGCTCCCGCGAGCACGTCGTGCGGGCCTTCGAGTGGATCGCCGAGTCGGCGCGGGCCGACGCGGCAGGGCCGGACGCGACGGGGCCGGACGCGACGGGACCGGTGACGTGATCCGGGTCCTCGTGGCTCCCGACAAGTTCAAGGGCTCGTTGTCCGCCCTCGGCGTGGCCGAGGCGGTGGCCGCCGGCGTGCGCGGCGTGCTGGGGGAGGTGCCGGCCGACGGCCGGCCGGGGTGCGAGGTCGTGTGCCTGCCGATGGCCGACGGCGGCGAGGGGACGGCCGCGTGCTTCGTGGCGGCCGGCTTCACGCCGCGGACCGTGACCGTCACCGGTCCGCTGGGCGCGCCCGTCGACGCGCCGTACCACCGCCGGGGGCGTGCGGCGTTCGTCGAGCTCGCCGACGCGGCAGGTCTGGCGCTGTGCGGCTCACGGCGCAGCCCGCTGGATGCCACGACGTCCGGCGTCGGCGAGCTCGTGCGGGCGGCGATCCACGACGGCGCCGACCACGTCTACGTCGGCGTCGGCGGGAGCGCGTCGACCGACGGCGGCATCGGCCTCCTCGCGGCGTTGGGCGGCCGGTTCCTCGACCGTGACGGCTACGACCTGCTCCCGGGCGGCGGGGGCCTGGACGATCTCGCCACGGTCGACCTCTCCGGCGTCCGACGGTCGACGGAGGGTGTCGCCTTCACGCTCGTCGCGGACGTCGACTCGGCTCTGCTCGGTCCCACCGGCGCCGCGCGGGTGTTCGCGGCGCAGAAGGGCGCCACCGCGCAGGACGTCGACCGGCTCGAACGCGGGCTCGCGCGCCTGGTGGAGGTGGCCACCGCGACCTACGGGCCGGCGTACCGCGAGGCAGCCGGCCGGCCCGGTGCCGGGGCGGCCGGCGGCGCGGGCTACGCCCTCCTGGCGGCCCTCGGCGCGGAGTACCGCAGCGGGATCGAGGTGGTCAAGGAGCTCGTGGGCTTCGACGAGTACGCCCGCAGCGCCGACGTCCTCGTCACCGGGGAGGGGCGCGTCGACGAGCAGACGCTGCGCGGCAAGGTCGTGGCGGGGGTGGCGCAGACCGCGCGCACGCTCGACAAGCGTCTGCTGGTCGTCTCGGGGCGGTGCGACCTGCCGGCCGACGCCCTGCAGGGGCTCGGCGTCGAGGGCGCCGTGTCGCTGCTGGAGCTCGAGCCCGACGTGCGCACGTGCATGACCGACGCACCCGCCCTGCTGGAGCGGGCCGGGGCGCTGCTGGCGCAGCGGCACCTGCGCAGCGCGTCGACGCAGGCGGGGGTGGGCGTCACCGGGTGACCCGGTGCGTGACCCGACGAAGGCGGTGGACCTGACGGTCCACCGCCTTCGTGCTGCCCGGCGCTGCCGGGTCGGCGCGGGGTCGCGACGCGAGCGGGCGGGACGAAACCCGATGTTTACCGAACGCGGGCGATCCGCGAAACACGGCGTCCCTAGCGTCCTGCGCCATGGGCACCGGCCTGTATACGCCGTGGGACACAGCGCGGTGGCACGCGGTGGGTCGCTGCCCGAGCCCGGCACCGACCGCCAGCTCGTCCTGATCGAAAGGCACTCCGTTGACCCCTCACCCCCTCCCTGCGCGGACGTCCCGGAAGCGCGCGCTCGCCGTCTCGGCCACCGCGCTCACGGCTGTGCTCGCCCTGTCGGCGTGCGGCGCCCGGACCGCGTCCGGTGACGCCGGCACCGCGTCGGCGTCCGCGGGCGCCTCGTGCGTCGACACGTCCGGCGACTCGGTCAAGATCGGGTTCCTCAACTCGCTGTCCGGCACCATGGCGATCTCCGAGCAGACGGTCCGCGACTCGCTCGACCTGGCCGCCTCGGAGATCAACGCCGCCGGCGGCGTGCTCGGCAAGCAGCTCGAGGTCGTCGCCGAGGACGGCGCGTCCGAGCCCACCGTCTTCGCGGAGAAGGCCGAGAAGCTCATCTCCTCCGACTGCGTCGCCGCGGTCTTCGGTGGCTGGACCTCCTCGTCCCGCAAGGCGATGCTGCCGGTCTTCGAGTCGAAGAACTCGCTGCTCTTCTACCCGGTGCAGTACGAGGGTCTCGAGGCGTCGAAGAACATCTTCTACACGGGTGCCACGACCAACCAGCAGATCATCCCCGGCATGGACTACCTCAAGGAGCAGGGCAAGAAGAAGGTCTTCCTCGTCGGGTCCGACTACGTCTTCCCGCGCACGGCGAACAAGATCATCAACGCCTACGCCGAGGCGAACGGCATCGAGATCGTCGGCGAGGAGTACGCGCCGCTCGGGCACACCGACTTCGCGACGATCGTCAACAAGCTGAAGTCGTCCGGCGCGGACGCGGTGTTCAACACCCTCAACGGCGACTCCAACGTCGCGTTCTTCAAGGAGTACAAGAACGTCGGCCTGACCGTGGACGCCACCCCCGTGGTCTCGGTGTCGATCGCCGAGGAGGAGGTCGGCGGCATCGGCGTCGACAACATCGTCGGCCAGCTCACCGCCTGGAACTACTACCAGACGGTCGAGTCCCCGGCGAACACCACGTTCGTCGCGGCGTTCAAGGCCGAGTACGGCGAGGACCGCCCCACGTCCGACCCGATGGAGGCCGCGTACACCTCGCTGTACCTGTGGAAGGGCATGGTCGAGAAGGCCGAGTCCTTCGACGTCGCGGACATCCAGGAGGCCGCCGACGGCGTCACGTTCGACGCCCCCGAGGGCACGGTCACGGTGAACGGCGACAACCACCACATCGCCAAGACGGCGTACATCGGCAAGATCGACGCCGACGGCCTCATCTACCCCGTGTGGGAGTCCGACGGCCCGATCGAGCCGGACCCGTTCCTCGAGGGCTACGACTGGGCCGAGGGCCTGTCCTGAGTCCTGTCCTGCACGTCAGGACGCATCCCTGACGCGGGTGGCCCGGTCCGGTCCCAGGTGAGGACCGGGCCACCCGCGGGGGACGTCGAACCACCCCACGGAAGGCGGCGCCGCATGGACGCCCTGTTCTCCCAGCTCTTCGCGGGCCTGAGCCTCGGCTCGGTGCTCCTGCTCGCGGCGCTCGGCCTGGCCCTGACGTTCGGTCAGATGGGCGTCATCAACATGGCGCACGGCGAGTTCATGATGGCCGGCGCGTACACGGCCTTCGTGCTGCAGACCTTCATCCCCGACGCGGGCGTCTCGCTGCTCGTCGCGCTGCCCGTCGGGTTCGTCGTCGGCGGTCTGCTGGGCCTGCTGCTGGAGGTCACGCTGATCTCCCGGATGTACCGGCGACCACTGGACACGTTGCTCGTGACGTTCGGCGTGGCGCTCGTGCTGCAGCAGCTCGCACGCGACGTGTTCGGCGCCCCCAACGTCGACGTGCGCGCACCGGCGTGGCTGTCCGGCGCCGTGCCGGTCCTCGGCATGAACCTGCCGAAGACCCGCCTGTTCATCCTCGCGCTGGCGATCGCCTGCGTCGTCGCGCTGTCGCTCGTGCTGAGGATGACGTCGCTGGGCCGGCGGATCCGCGCGACGGTGCAGAACCGCGACCTGGCCGAGACGTCCGGCGTCTCGACGCGCGCCACCGACCGGCTCACGTTCTTCGTCGGCTCCGGCGTCGCCGGGGTGGCGGGCGTCGCGCTGACCCTGCTCGGGTCCATCGGCCCGACGCTGGGCACCAACTACATCGTCGACGCGTTCCTCGTGGTCGTCGTCGGCGGCATCGGGCAGCTCAAGGGCGCCGTCATCGCGGCGTTCTCCCTGGGCATCCTGCAGGCCACGTTCGAGTACTCGACGACGGCCAGCCTGGCGAAGGTCCTGCTCTTCGTCGTCATCGTCGCGTTCCTGCAGGTCCGGCCGCAGGGCCTGGTCTCGGTGCGGACGAGGAGCCTGGCGTGAGCGCCCCCGAGGTCACGGCGGCGCCGGCCGGCGCCTGGTGGCGACGCCCCGCGGTGCGGGTGTGGGGAGGCGTGGCGGTCGCCGCGGTCGTGCTCTTCGGCCTGGCGCCCGCGCTGCTGTCGGACTTCCGCCTCAACCTTCTCGCCAAGTTCCTGTGCCTGGCGATGGTCGCGGTCGGCATCGGCCTGGCGTGGGGGCGCGGCGGCATGCTCGTGCTCGGCCAGGGCGTGTTCTTCGGCATCGGCGGCTACCTCATGGCGATGCACATGAAGCTGTCCGACGCCGGCCCGGGCGGGGTCCCCGACTTCATGCTGCTGTACGGCGACGGCGTGGTCCCCGGGTGGTGGGAGCCGCTGCGCAGCCCCGTCGTGACGGTGCTGGCCATCCTGGTGCTGCCCGCCGCGATCGCCGCGCTGCTGGGCCTGGCGGTGTTCCGCCGCCGGGTGCGCGGTGCGTACTTCGCCATCCTGTCGCAGGCCCTGGCCGCCGCGTTCGCGATCCTGCTGGTCGGCCAGCAGAAGGTCACCGGCGGCACCAACGGACTCAACGGGTTCCGGTCGTTCTTCGGGTTCGACCTGGCCGACCCGGTCAACAAGCGGATGCTCTACTTCATCGCCGCGGGCGTGCTCATCGCGATGGTCGTCGTGGTGCGGCTGCTCATGGTCTCGCGCTACGGCGAGCTGCTCGTCGCGGTGCGCGACCAGGAGAACCGCGTCCGGTTCCTCGGGTACGACCCGGCGAACGTCAAGGTCGTCGCGTACGCGGTCGCCGCGTGCTTCGCCGGCATCGGCGGGGCGCTGTTCGCGCCGGTCGTCGGCATCATCTCGCCCGCCGACGTGGGCGTGATCCCGTCCATCGGGTTCCTCGTGGGCGTCGCGATCGGCGGACGCGCGACCCTGCTCGGTCCCGTGCTCGGGGCGGTCGCCGTCTCGTGGGCGGAGACGGGCCTGTCCGAGCAGTTCCCGTCGTTCTGGACCTACTTCCAGGGTGCGCTGTTCATCCTCGTCGTCGCCTTCCTGCCGCAGGGGTTCGCGTCCCTCGGCGGGCTGTGGCGCCGGCGCCGGGGCGCGTCCGGCGACGCGAGAGACCAGCCCGCACCCGCCACGGGGACGCCCGACGAGGCACCCGCGCACGACGCCGGCACGGCCAGCACCGCAGGGAGGCACGCATGAGCGCCGACATCGGCCCGGACGCGACCGGCAGCCTGGACCCCGAGGCGCTGGAGGCCGTCCTCGCGGCGCCCGGTGCCCGGTTCCGGCACGACTACCTCGAGATCCGGGACCTGCGGGTCGTGTTCGACGGGTTCGTGGCCGTCGACGGCGTCGACCTGACGGTCACGCAGGGCGACCTGCGGTTCCTCATCGGTCCCAACGGCGCCGGCAAGACGACGATCGTCGACGCGATCACCGGCCTCGCGCCGGCCACAGGGTCCGTGCAGTTCGGCGGCGTCGAGCTGCTCGGCAGGCCGTCGCACAAGATCGTGCGGGCCGGGGTGGGGCGTACCTTCCAGACGGCGAGCGTCTTCGACGAGCTCACCGTGCTGCAGAACCTCGACATCGCCGCCGGTGCGCGCCGCGGGCCGCTGACGATGCTGCGCCGCCGACGCGGCGTGTCCCCCGAGGTGGAGGCCGCGCTGGAGACCGTAGGCCTGACGAAGGTCCGGGACCTGCCCGCGGGGATCCTCGCGCACGGGCAGAAGCAGTGGCTCGAGATCGGGATGCTGCTCGTCCAGGACGCGCGGCTGCTGCTGCTGGACGAGCCCGTCGCGGGCATGAGCCAGGCCGAGCGCGAGGAGACGGGCCTGCTGCTGCAGCGCATCGGCGAGCAGCGCACGGTCGTCGTCGTCGAGCACGACATGGAGTTCCTGCGGGCGTTCGCGGCGTCCGTCACGGTGCTCCACCAGGGCAGGGTCCTGTCCGAGGGCACGGTGGCGCAGGTGCAGGCCGACCCGCGCGTCGTCGAGGTGTACCTGGGGTCCGGTGCGCACGGCAGGGGCCGCGGCACGCCCGCCCCCGACGCCGCGTCGGCCACGAGCACGGGGGTGGAGTGATGCTGCAGCTGCGCGGGGTGCACGTGGGGTACGGCCGCACGGCCGTCGTCCACGGCGTCGACGTCGAGGTGCCCGACGGTGCCGTCGTCGCGGTCATGGGGCACAACGGCGCCGGCAAGACGACGCTGCTGCGGGCCGCTGTCGGGCTGCTGCCCGTGCGGTCGGGCGCCGTCCTGCTGGGCGGCGAGGACGTGACGCGGTGGCGACCGCACCAGCGCGTGAGGGCGGGTCTCGCGTACGTGCCGCAGGGGCAGCAGTCGTTCGGTCAGCTCACCGCGCGCGAGAACCTGCAGCTCGTGGCCGACGTCGCCGGGCCGGCGGGGGCCCGGCGGCTCGACGAGGCGCTCGACCTGTTCCCGGCGCTGCGCGGGCTGCTCGGGCGGCGAGCGGGGCTGCTGTCCGGCGGGCAGCGCCAGCAGCTCGCGATCGCGCGCGCACTCATCACGGGGCCGCGGCTGATCGTGCTCGACGAGCCGACCGAGGGCATCCAGCCGTCGGTGGTCGCGGAGATCGAGGACGCGGTCGTGCAGCTCGCGGGCGCGGGCGGGCTGTCGGTGCTGCTCGTCGAGCAGCACGTGGGCTTCGCGCTCGCGGCGTCGTCGCACTACTACGTCCTGGAGTCGGGGCGCGTCACGGCGCAGGGGGCCGGCGGGGTCGCCCAGGAGGGTGACGTGCGTGCCGCGATGGCACTGTGAGGTCGTCGTGCGGATGAACCCCGGGGCGGCGAACGGCCCGGGGACGCGGGAGGCGGAGGGCTAGCGTGGGGGGCATGCCGATCGGGCCGCACGGCCTCGCGGCCGCGGGGCCCACGGGCACTGCGGCCGGTGGGTCGCTGCGCGAGCAGGTGTACCAGCAGCTGCGCGACGAGATCCTCAACGGCCGCGTCTCACCGCGCGAGCGGCTCACCGAGCCCAAGCTGTCCCGGGCGTTCGACGTGTCCCGCACCCCCGTGCGGGAGGCGCTGTCCCGGCTGCTGTCCGACGGGCTCGTCGAGCGCACCGACTTCGGCTACGCCGTCGTCGTGCCGTCCCTCGCGTCGCTGCGCGACCTGTACGAGCTGCGCATCACCCTCGAGCTGCGCGGCGTCGCCCGGGCCATCGAGAACCCGCAGGTCCAGCACGACCGCGCGCTGCTCGGTGCCGAGCTCGCGCGCTGGCAGGAGCTGCGCGACGACGTCCCGGAGCCCGACCCGAGCTTCGTGGTCCTCGACGAGGGCTTCCACCGCGCGCTGTCCCAGGCGTCGGGGAACGCGCAGCTCACCGACGCCCTGGTCGCCGTCAACCAGAAGATCCGCGCGGTGCGCATGCACGACTTCGTCGAGGACGAGCGCATCACCGCGACCATCGCGGAGCACATCGAGATCCTCGAGCTCGTGCTCGCCGAGCGCCTGGGCGAGGCGCTGACGGCGCTGCACCAGCACGTGGGGGAGTCGCTCGAGGTGGTCATGCAGCGGGCGTCGCACGCGATGGCGCGCATGGCGGTCAACGGCTGACCGCCGGGCCGCTCAGGCCGCCAGCAGCGCCGCGCAGTCGTCCTCCCAGATGCGGACGTCGGTGTCGCGCACGGCGTCGGCCGCGTCCGGGAACGCCTCGGGCCACAGGGTCTCCAGGTCGAAGCGGCCGTCCGGGTCGCGGTGGAAGCCGTACCGCACGAGGTCGAAGCCCTCGAGGTTCTCGCAGATCGCGATGGCACCCGCACG contains:
- the urtA gene encoding urea ABC transporter substrate-binding protein; this encodes MLALSACGARTASGDAGTASASAGASCVDTSGDSVKIGFLNSLSGTMAISEQTVRDSLDLAASEINAAGGVLGKQLEVVAEDGASEPTVFAEKAEKLISSDCVAAVFGGWTSSSRKAMLPVFESKNSLLFYPVQYEGLEASKNIFYTGATTNQQIIPGMDYLKEQGKKKVFLVGSDYVFPRTANKIINAYAEANGIEIVGEEYAPLGHTDFATIVNKLKSSGADAVFNTLNGDSNVAFFKEYKNVGLTVDATPVVSVSIAEEEVGGIGVDNIVGQLTAWNYYQTVESPANTTFVAAFKAEYGEDRPTSDPMEAAYTSLYLWKGMVEKAESFDVADIQEAADGVTFDAPEGTVTVNGDNHHIAKTAYIGKIDADGLIYPVWESDGPIEPDPFLEGYDWAEGLS
- the urtB gene encoding urea ABC transporter permease subunit UrtB, whose amino-acid sequence is MDALFSQLFAGLSLGSVLLLAALGLALTFGQMGVINMAHGEFMMAGAYTAFVLQTFIPDAGVSLLVALPVGFVVGGLLGLLLEVTLISRMYRRPLDTLLVTFGVALVLQQLARDVFGAPNVDVRAPAWLSGAVPVLGMNLPKTRLFILALAIACVVALSLVLRMTSLGRRIRATVQNRDLAETSGVSTRATDRLTFFVGSGVAGVAGVALTLLGSIGPTLGTNYIVDAFLVVVVGGIGQLKGAVIAAFSLGILQATFEYSTTASLAKVLLFVVIVAFLQVRPQGLVSVRTRSLA
- the urtC gene encoding urea ABC transporter permease subunit UrtC, with translation MSAPEVTAAPAGAWWRRPAVRVWGGVAVAAVVLFGLAPALLSDFRLNLLAKFLCLAMVAVGIGLAWGRGGMLVLGQGVFFGIGGYLMAMHMKLSDAGPGGVPDFMLLYGDGVVPGWWEPLRSPVVTVLAILVLPAAIAALLGLAVFRRRVRGAYFAILSQALAAAFAILLVGQQKVTGGTNGLNGFRSFFGFDLADPVNKRMLYFIAAGVLIAMVVVVRLLMVSRYGELLVAVRDQENRVRFLGYDPANVKVVAYAVAACFAGIGGALFAPVVGIISPADVGVIPSIGFLVGVAIGGRATLLGPVLGAVAVSWAETGLSEQFPSFWTYFQGALFILVVAFLPQGFASLGGLWRRRRGASGDARDQPAPATGTPDEAPAHDAGTASTAGRHA
- the urtE gene encoding urea ABC transporter ATP-binding subunit UrtE — encoded protein: MLQLRGVHVGYGRTAVVHGVDVEVPDGAVVAVMGHNGAGKTTLLRAAVGLLPVRSGAVLLGGEDVTRWRPHQRVRAGLAYVPQGQQSFGQLTARENLQLVADVAGPAGARRLDEALDLFPALRGLLGRRAGLLSGGQRQQLAIARALITGPRLIVLDEPTEGIQPSVVAEIEDAVVQLAGAGGLSVLLVEQHVGFALAASSHYYVLESGRVTAQGAGGVAQEGDVRAAMAL
- a CDS encoding GntR family transcriptional regulator, with the translated sequence MPIGPHGLAAAGPTGTAAGGSLREQVYQQLRDEILNGRVSPRERLTEPKLSRAFDVSRTPVREALSRLLSDGLVERTDFGYAVVVPSLASLRDLYELRITLELRGVARAIENPQVQHDRALLGAELARWQELRDDVPEPDPSFVVLDEGFHRALSQASGNAQLTDALVAVNQKIRAVRMHDFVEDERITATIAEHIEILELVLAERLGEALTALHQHVGESLEVVMQRASHAMARMAVNG
- the urtD gene encoding urea ABC transporter ATP-binding protein UrtD, whose protein sequence is MSADIGPDATGSLDPEALEAVLAAPGARFRHDYLEIRDLRVVFDGFVAVDGVDLTVTQGDLRFLIGPNGAGKTTIVDAITGLAPATGSVQFGGVELLGRPSHKIVRAGVGRTFQTASVFDELTVLQNLDIAAGARRGPLTMLRRRRGVSPEVEAALETVGLTKVRDLPAGILAHGQKQWLEIGMLLVQDARLLLLDEPVAGMSQAEREETGLLLQRIGEQRTVVVVEHDMEFLRAFAASVTVLHQGRVLSEGTVAQVQADPRVVEVYLGSGAHGRGRGTPAPDAASATSTGVE